Genomic window (Lycium barbarum isolate Lr01 chromosome 2, ASM1917538v2, whole genome shotgun sequence):
TCTTATGGCGATTTCTTTACAAAAGCTCAATTACTAGTAAATGAACCATCCTCTCCTAATTCTCAATTATACCACAATACATTCTCAGAAATTCTCCTTGAGCCAGGCCAAGACAAAATAACATCCATTCTTGAATCAACTATTTTTCCAGCCAAAAAATATGATCTCAAATCCCTTCTTTCAAATTACTTCAATATAAGTGCAGAAGCATCAAAATTCTGCAGCTACATTCTGAAAAGCATTAACCAAGTCCAATCTGACTATGGTTTTGTCGAACAAGTCCTTGACTCGATTGATAATTGTTCCAATATTGACCATTTTGGTTACCTAGTACTCGAGCTTCGATCTTTTATGATCCACAACAACCCCTTCTCCGACCTCAAAAAAGAAGATTTCATGCGAATTAATGATGAATATTCATTGGTCTTGCAACGTTTGAAGTACAAGAAGAAAAGGGTTGCTAGGAAAatcaaattgattaaatgtgtcaaTAAGTCTTCCGGGGTATGTGTAACAGCAGCTTGTGGACTAGTTGCTGTGGCAGCTTTAGTACTAGCAGCACATACTCTTGCTGCAATTGTCATCGGGCCCGCGATTTTAAGCCTACCTATAAAGCCATTAAGGAAAAAAATTATGAGTTTTCGATTCTTGAAATGTGGATTTTTAACGAAAATTGGAGATCAACTTGATGTCGCAGCAAAAGGTACGTATATTTTGAACAGGGATTTTGACACGATGAGTAGGCTCGTGGCTCGACTTCATGATGAAATTGACCATAACAAGGCAATGATTCAATTGTGTTTGGATAAAAGGGAAGATAGGTTTTCATTGGAAgtgttgaaggagttgaagaagaGTAACATTGGGTTCAAGAAACAAGTTGAGGAGCTTGAAGAACATGTTTATTTATGTCTTTTGACGATTAATCGTGCTAGAGCTTTGGTAATTACGGAAATTGCAAAATCATGTGGGAATAAAAGTCAAGGTAGTAGCCAGTAAGATGGTTGTGCTGCataggatgatgatgatattattctttGATTTAATTTGTAAATACATATAAGTTATTCATGTAAATAAGTTCTTGAATGAAAAAAAGAGACGTTTCTAGTTTAGGCTTTGATGAGCTATATATTTTCATTCTTTTGCATagaatgcccttcaaaggcactagtctttaatttttgcccctcaaattgttgatctttaatttttgtcctttccctaaaaattcatgggttctgggttcgaattcccgctcagtaaaaaaaaatttaaaaaaaataaatcgcaaggcagagttttggatTAGagtttgcccgaataggcctaattttatgcaaaagttaggccttaaggaaGAGGTTTGTGTAAAAGTTTGCCtttaggcctaattttgctataaACCTCtgccttgcatttttttttttactgagctgggttTGAACTCAGAACCTCGGgttattaggcgaaggacaaaaattaaagaccaacaatttgagggccaaaaattaaagaccagtgcctttgaaggatagtcgtgcaaatgacccatatATTTTTGTTAGGCTCACcgatcatttttttgcgcggattgcccttcttttggggtggtctttaaattttgtccctcaaattggtggtctttaagctTGCCCTTCGCTTGAAAAGGTGGCAAAAAATatcgaggttttgggttcgaacacCCGCTtaggcataaaaataaaaataatttcgcaaggcaaggctttgagAAAAGTCTGCCTTAAGCGGCATaagttgccttaaggcataactaaaaatttgtcttataaggcaacctATGCTGGATCCAGCATAActgcataactttagttatgccttaagacaacctATGCTGTCTCCGGCAGAGGTTTCCATAAAGCATAACTAAATGTATGCCTTCTAAGGCAATTTCTGTCGGATCCGGcagaactttagttatgccttacggCAACCTATGCCGCAAAAGGCATACTTTTccaaaagccttgccttgcgatttttttaaaattttcacgCCTGAGTCGGGGTtgaaacccagaacctcatggtATTCTAGGTGAAGGGCAAGAATTACAGACCAGCAActtaaggggcaaaaattaaagaccactccgaATAAGGGgaattcctgcgaattgcccctcACCGATTCTTCATAGTTGTATGGGCTTCCGGTCCATTAGAAGCATTATTGCTACGGGTTATTCACACAAatgcccttattcgggggtggtctttaatttttggccctcaaattgccgGTCTTTAATTCTTGTCCTTCGGCACTttaagtggccgaaaatatctcTGAGATTTTGGGTTCGAAGCCCAACAGAgtataaataaaaaaattccaCAAGGTAAAATTTTGTagcaaattaggcctattcgggcaaaaactaagccttaaggcctaacttctgTAGAATAGAATTtcagcagagtaaaaaaaaataaggcaagttatgccttaaggcatagtttctatatagtagttatgccttaaggcatagtttctatataTGAGTTATGCTTTAAGGCATAAATTTACTCCTTGTCAAGCATAACTTTTGTTTTAGGCATAACTTAGAACTATGGAAGTTAGGAACTATAACATAAGGCCTAACTTTCgtgaaaccttgccttgcaattttttttttatttttttattgagtcgggttcaaacccagaacgtcggggtattttcggtcacttttttaggcgaatgacaaaaattaaagaccagcaatttaaggggcaaaaattaaactAGCGCGTTTGAAGGGCATtccgctcaaaaaaaaaatatgtattgcTAGGGTCTTGATATGTTGATATGCCAAGGTTCCAGGATATAAGCCTTTAATTTGCCTCTTCTAGGatttgttttcttaaaaaaaaagtctTGTGCATAAAGTATTCCGCGTTAGTcaggttggggggggggggatatatATACTATAAATTAATGATATTGTATTTATAGGTAACATATTTTGAAGATTATGATTTATGTGAGTGTTGGCTatggaaaaatattttctaattttctcatgttcggctggtcaaaatttttgaaaaatatttcatatacgaaaataataagttccttaaaaatgtgTAAATGACTTTCTAgtggaag
Coding sequences:
- the LOC132628936 gene encoding UPF0496 protein At1g20180-like, with product MELFCVPDEKKMTRDAERSLNVNEEYFGALRTKSYGDFFTKAQLLVNEPSSPNSQLYHNTFSEILLEPGQDKITSILESTIFPAKKYDLKSLLSNYFNISAEASKFCSYILKSINQVQSDYGFVEQVLDSIDNCSNIDHFGYLVLELRSFMIHNNPFSDLKKEDFMRINDEYSLVLQRLKYKKKRVARKIKLIKCVNKSSGVCVTAACGLVAVAALVLAAHTLAAIVIGPAILSLPIKPLRKKIMSFRFLKCGFLTKIGDQLDVAAKGTYILNRDFDTMSRLVARLHDEIDHNKAMIQLCLDKREDRFSLEVLKELKKSNIGFKKQVEELEEHVYLCLLTINRARALVITEIAKSCGNKSQGSSQ